A stretch of the Streptomyces venezuelae genome encodes the following:
- a CDS encoding sulfatase-like hydrolase/transferase, which translates to MARRPNILLIVTDEERAVLPRAQGYSLPARERIAERGTTFDRYYTASAQCSSARSVIYTGQHLPLTEIYDNDNIPYIRPLDPDLGTLGTMLRSAGYYCTYQGKWHLSNAYVSPRNPAPTTNALEPYGFSEFNAWGDIDGGAWAGLKLDPVIAGQAVHWLRDRAPVVAAEQPWFMAVNFVNPHDIMSFDYGGRPQVQLPPPLAHAVRMKAAADIPVYRHRWDFDLPASLHDDLSGAAPAIHEYQRMIDTVFGPVASDEHWYDGLNFYLNALRDVDRSIEHVLDALDASGQAGNTVVVFTADHGEMAGSHGLRQKGSLVYDENLHVPLVIAHPDLPAGTRTDALASAVDLAPTLLEFAGLSPADAATRHPALKGHSLVPALHGAQVRDGVLSAIESVMMLDADFWFEFADPDAHRRIAAGELRPDWTKRGFLRACNDHRYTFGRYFAPLDPNRPRSVDELFAHNDVVFYDRHEDPAQMRNLAADPAHRGLVARYSALLERLIDAEIGADTRAWVTERPCLLGWPTWHGDTEPAARAATGR; encoded by the coding sequence GTGGCGCGTCGTCCCAACATTCTGCTGATCGTCACCGACGAGGAACGCGCGGTCCTGCCCCGGGCGCAGGGGTATTCGCTGCCCGCCAGGGAGCGGATCGCCGAGCGCGGGACCACCTTCGACCGCTATTACACGGCCTCCGCACAGTGCAGCTCGGCGCGGTCGGTCATCTACACCGGGCAGCACCTGCCGCTGACCGAGATCTACGACAACGACAACATCCCCTACATCCGCCCGCTCGACCCCGATCTGGGAACGCTGGGCACGATGCTGCGCTCGGCCGGCTACTACTGCACCTACCAGGGCAAATGGCATCTGTCCAACGCCTACGTCTCCCCGCGGAACCCGGCCCCCACCACGAACGCACTGGAACCGTACGGGTTCAGCGAGTTCAACGCCTGGGGCGACATCGACGGCGGCGCCTGGGCCGGGTTGAAGCTCGACCCCGTGATCGCCGGGCAGGCCGTGCACTGGCTGCGCGACCGCGCACCGGTCGTCGCGGCGGAGCAGCCGTGGTTCATGGCGGTGAACTTCGTCAACCCGCACGACATCATGAGCTTCGACTACGGCGGCCGACCCCAGGTGCAGCTGCCGCCGCCCCTGGCCCATGCCGTGCGGATGAAGGCCGCCGCCGACATCCCGGTCTACCGGCACCGCTGGGACTTCGACCTGCCCGCCAGCCTGCACGACGACCTGTCCGGCGCAGCCCCGGCGATCCACGAGTACCAGCGCATGATCGACACTGTGTTCGGGCCGGTGGCCTCCGACGAGCACTGGTACGACGGACTGAACTTCTATCTCAACGCCCTGCGCGACGTCGACCGCAGTATCGAGCACGTACTGGACGCTCTCGACGCCTCCGGTCAGGCCGGCAACACCGTTGTGGTCTTCACCGCCGACCACGGCGAGATGGCCGGCTCCCATGGCCTGCGCCAGAAGGGCAGCCTGGTCTACGACGAGAACCTCCACGTCCCCCTCGTCATCGCCCACCCCGACCTGCCCGCCGGCACCCGGACCGACGCTCTCGCCTCCGCGGTCGACCTCGCCCCCACCCTCCTGGAGTTCGCCGGCCTTAGCCCGGCAGACGCCGCCACCCGCCACCCCGCCCTCAAGGGCCACTCCCTGGTCCCCGCACTGCACGGCGCGCAGGTGCGCGACGGCGTCCTGAGCGCCATCGAGTCGGTCATGATGCTGGACGCCGACTTCTGGTTCGAGTTCGCCGACCCCGACGCCCACCGGCGCATCGCCGCCGGCGAGCTGCGTCCGGACTGGACCAAGCGGGGCTTCCTGCGCGCCTGCAACGACCACCGCTACACCTTCGGCCGCTACTTCGCGCCCCTGGACCCGAACCGGCCGCGGTCCGTCGACGAGCTGTTCGCCCACAACGACGTCGTGTTCTACGACCGCCATGAGGACCCCGCGCAGATGCGCAACCTGGCCGCCGACCCGGCGCATCGCGGCCTGGTCGCCCGCTACAGCGCCCTGCTGGAGCGGCTGATCGACGCGGAGATCGGCGCCGACACGCGCGCCTGGGTCACCGAACGCCCATGCCTGCTGGGCTGGCCCACCTGGCACGGTGACACCGAGCCGGCGGCCCGTGCCGCCACCGGGCGCTGA
- a CDS encoding DUF2252 domain-containing protein, whose protein sequence is MTGARSASGGARKPAHKPAAPTRPRSPKAIPPLHLAPAERAAKGEAARKSVPLGAHAGFDPGPDRADPVAILERQADSRVPELVPIRHGRMLVSPFTFYRGAAAVMAADLARTAVSGLEVQLCGDAHLSNFGVFASPERRLMFDVNDFDETYPGPWEWDVKRLAASLEIAARENGFTPKQRAKIQRTAVRGYQRAMAAFAGMRVIDIWYARADVDDITQLLAGQLNKNARKKLDKTIAKAHTRDSMRALGKLTEVVGDRRRIVADPPLVVPIADLLSEKERAAFQTVILDVLGRYQASLPPDRRSLAQAYQFVDLARKVVGVGSVGTRCWIVLMTGRDSDDPLFLQVKEAQASVLAEFLPHGPVYASEGERVVQGQRLMQAASDIFLGWESSEGIDGQHRDFYVRQLADWKGSVDIGQMVPGGLARYGELCGWTLARSHARSGDSIAIASYLGDDKTFAHAIAEFSCLYADQNERDFAALEQAERDKRITAEHGL, encoded by the coding sequence ATGACCGGCGCGCGATCCGCCTCCGGTGGTGCCCGGAAGCCCGCGCACAAGCCAGCCGCGCCCACCCGGCCCCGTTCGCCGAAGGCCATCCCCCCGCTCCACCTGGCGCCGGCCGAACGCGCGGCGAAGGGCGAGGCCGCGAGGAAATCTGTCCCGCTCGGGGCGCATGCCGGGTTCGATCCCGGCCCGGACCGTGCGGACCCCGTGGCGATCCTGGAGCGTCAGGCGGACTCACGCGTCCCGGAACTCGTTCCCATCCGCCACGGCCGGATGCTGGTGTCCCCCTTCACCTTCTATCGCGGCGCCGCCGCCGTGATGGCCGCGGACCTGGCGCGCACCGCTGTTTCCGGCCTGGAGGTGCAACTGTGTGGCGATGCCCATCTGTCGAACTTCGGGGTGTTCGCCTCTCCCGAGCGTCGCCTGATGTTCGACGTCAACGACTTCGACGAGACGTATCCGGGGCCGTGGGAGTGGGACGTCAAGCGGCTTGCGGCGAGCCTGGAGATCGCCGCCCGGGAGAACGGGTTCACCCCGAAGCAGCGCGCCAAGATCCAGCGGACCGCCGTGCGGGGATACCAGCGGGCGATGGCCGCCTTCGCGGGCATGCGCGTGATCGACATCTGGTACGCCCGGGCCGACGTCGACGACATCACACAACTGCTGGCGGGACAGCTGAACAAGAACGCCCGCAAAAAGCTGGACAAGACCATCGCGAAGGCACACACCCGCGACAGCATGCGGGCCTTGGGCAAGCTCACCGAGGTGGTCGGGGACCGGCGCCGCATCGTTGCGGACCCGCCGCTGGTCGTGCCGATCGCCGACCTGCTGTCCGAGAAGGAGCGGGCGGCTTTCCAGACGGTGATCCTCGACGTGCTGGGCCGCTACCAGGCCTCACTGCCGCCGGACCGACGCTCCCTGGCGCAGGCGTATCAGTTCGTCGACCTCGCACGCAAAGTCGTGGGGGTGGGCAGTGTGGGTACCCGCTGCTGGATCGTCCTGATGACCGGGCGGGACTCGGACGATCCGCTGTTCTTGCAGGTCAAGGAGGCGCAGGCGTCCGTTCTTGCGGAGTTCCTGCCGCACGGTCCGGTGTACGCGAGTGAAGGCGAGCGTGTCGTCCAGGGGCAGCGGCTCATGCAGGCGGCCAGTGACATCTTCCTGGGCTGGGAGTCCTCGGAAGGCATCGACGGCCAGCACCGGGACTTCTACGTCCGCCAGTTGGCGGACTGGAAGGGCTCCGTCGACATCGGGCAGATGGTCCCCGGCGGCCTCGCCCGATACGGCGAACTGTGCGGGTGGACCCTGGCCCGATCGCACGCCCGTTCGGGCGACAGTATCGCCATCGCCTCCTATCTGGGCGACGACAAGACGTTCGCCCACGCGATCGCGGAATTCTCGTGCCTGTACGCGGATCAGAACGAGCGCGACTTCGCCGCCCTGGAGCAAGCCGAACGCGACAAAAGGATCACCGCCGAGCACGGGCTGTGA
- a CDS encoding DUF397 domain-containing protein: protein MTTETPRWFTSSYSDNGGACVSVATNLAGPRGLVPVRDSKNPDGPVLGFGAAAFASFVASVKADRLGTAD, encoded by the coding sequence GTGACGACCGAAACCCCCCGCTGGTTCACGTCCTCCTACAGCGACAACGGTGGCGCCTGCGTGTCGGTCGCCACCAACCTCGCCGGCCCGCGCGGCCTGGTTCCCGTGCGGGACTCCAAGAACCCCGATGGGCCGGTTCTGGGTTTCGGAGCCGCGGCGTTCGCCTCGTTCGTGGCAAGCGTCAAAGCCGACCGGCTCGGCACTGCCGACTGA
- a CDS encoding ArsC/Spx/MgsR family protein: MEIWINPACSKCRSALSLLDAEGAEYTVRRYLEDVPGEDEIREVLGRLGLEPWDITRTSDPLARETGVRDLPREETAAARDRWIAHLAAHPKLIQRPIITADDGTALVARSEEAVREAMSRKA, encoded by the coding sequence ATGGAGATCTGGATCAATCCCGCGTGTTCGAAGTGCCGGAGCGCACTGAGCCTGCTGGACGCGGAAGGCGCCGAGTACACCGTCCGGCGGTACCTGGAGGACGTGCCCGGCGAGGACGAGATCCGCGAGGTGCTGGGCCGGCTGGGCCTGGAGCCGTGGGACATCACGCGCACCTCGGACCCGCTCGCCCGGGAGACCGGGGTACGGGACCTGCCGCGCGAGGAGACCGCGGCGGCGCGGGACCGCTGGATCGCCCATCTCGCCGCGCACCCCAAGCTGATCCAGCGCCCGATCATCACGGCGGACGACGGCACGGCCCTGGTGGCCCGGTCGGAGGAAGCGGTCCGCGAGGCGATGTCCCGCAAGGCCTGA
- a CDS encoding PP2C family protein-serine/threonine phosphatase: protein MRRGREEPGWLRGEPPPRWARIAPVVALVVLVLAQRVTPGTVELGYFLAALPAVAAFSYGAAGTAVFGAVVLFLLGVRELGVGRAQGTDLATVAVVCVLSVVIAWVRRRRDTQLVSVRTVAEAAQLAVLPPVPEQVGPVRCSGLYRAAQRGTLVGGDLFDVRAGPYGVRAVVGDVQGHGLAAVGTVASLLGSFREGVLDDPELGQVAARLDRRLVEDSAAVEHAELFATALLLEFPPGLDLVRIVSCGHPPALLLRGPEVEELKAEPGAPLGLGLAGVAPPAVVDVAVRAGDRLLLHTDGVTEARDASGRFYPLSGRVPALTSPGDPPAALVAAVWRDLEAFTDGGPGDDVAVLVLSLP from the coding sequence GTGAGACGCGGACGCGAGGAGCCCGGCTGGCTGCGCGGGGAGCCGCCGCCGCGCTGGGCCCGGATCGCGCCCGTGGTGGCCCTGGTGGTGCTGGTGCTGGCTCAGCGGGTCACCCCGGGCACGGTGGAGCTCGGCTATTTCCTGGCCGCGCTGCCGGCGGTCGCGGCGTTCTCGTACGGGGCGGCCGGGACAGCGGTGTTCGGGGCGGTGGTGCTGTTCCTGCTCGGGGTGCGCGAGCTGGGGGTGGGGCGGGCCCAGGGCACGGATCTGGCGACCGTGGCGGTGGTGTGCGTGCTGAGCGTGGTCATCGCCTGGGTCCGGCGCCGCCGGGACACCCAGCTGGTGAGCGTACGGACGGTGGCGGAGGCGGCCCAGCTGGCGGTGCTGCCGCCCGTTCCGGAGCAGGTGGGTCCGGTGCGCTGCTCGGGCCTGTACCGGGCGGCGCAGCGCGGCACCCTGGTGGGCGGCGACCTGTTCGACGTACGCGCCGGGCCGTACGGGGTACGGGCGGTGGTCGGGGACGTGCAGGGGCACGGGCTGGCGGCGGTCGGGACGGTGGCCTCGCTGCTGGGCTCGTTCCGGGAAGGGGTGCTGGACGATCCGGAGCTGGGTCAGGTGGCGGCCCGGCTGGACCGGCGGCTGGTGGAGGACTCGGCCGCGGTGGAGCACGCGGAGCTGTTCGCGACCGCCCTGCTGCTGGAGTTCCCGCCGGGGCTGGATCTGGTACGGATCGTCTCCTGCGGGCATCCGCCGGCGCTGCTGCTGCGCGGGCCCGAGGTGGAGGAGCTCAAGGCGGAGCCGGGTGCGCCGCTGGGGCTGGGGCTCGCCGGGGTGGCCCCGCCGGCCGTGGTGGACGTGGCGGTGCGGGCGGGTGACCGGCTGTTGCTGCACACGGACGGGGTGACGGAGGCTCGGGATGCGTCCGGCCGCTTCTATCCGCTGAGCGGCCGGGTGCCGGCGCTGACCTCCCCCGGCGATCCGCCGGCCGCCCTGGTGGCCGCGGTCTGGCGGGACCTGGAGGCCTTCACCGACGGGGGCCCGGGGGACGACGTGGCGGTACTGGTGCTGTCCCTCCCCTGA
- a CDS encoding VIT family protein yields the protein MSTRLNWLRAGVLGANDGIISTAGLVVGVAGATTDRPAILAAGVAGLLAGSMSMAAGEYVSVSSQRDSERAALEEERRELAEDPEAELQELTELLAARGLTRDVAREAAVQLTERDALRAHARVELGIEPDELANPWHAALASLVAFTVGALLPLLAIVLPEPSRRVPVTVAAVLLALTLCGWVSARLGEAPAPRAILRNVAGGALAMAVTYAVGTWMGSG from the coding sequence ATGAGTACACGGCTGAACTGGCTGCGCGCGGGTGTGCTGGGCGCCAACGACGGGATCATCTCCACCGCCGGACTGGTGGTCGGCGTGGCCGGAGCCACCACCGACCGGCCCGCGATCCTGGCCGCCGGCGTGGCGGGGCTGCTGGCCGGCTCGATGTCCATGGCGGCCGGGGAGTACGTGTCGGTCAGCTCCCAGCGGGACTCCGAACGGGCCGCCCTGGAGGAGGAGCGCCGCGAGCTCGCCGAGGATCCGGAGGCGGAACTGCAGGAGCTGACGGAGCTGCTCGCCGCCCGTGGCCTGACCCGGGACGTGGCCCGGGAGGCCGCCGTACAGCTCACCGAACGCGATGCGCTGCGCGCCCACGCCCGGGTCGAGCTCGGCATCGAACCCGACGAGCTGGCCAACCCCTGGCATGCGGCCCTGGCCAGCCTGGTCGCCTTCACCGTCGGGGCGCTGCTCCCGCTGCTGGCCATCGTGCTGCCCGAACCGTCCCGGCGGGTGCCCGTCACGGTGGCCGCGGTCCTCCTCGCCCTCACCCTGTGCGGCTGGGTGAGCGCCCGGCTGGGCGAGGCACCGGCACCCCGGGCGATCCTGCGCAACGTGGCGGGCGGCGCCCTGGCGATGGCCGTCACCTACGCGGTCGGCACCTGGATGGGATCCGGCTAG
- a CDS encoding TIGR01777 family oxidoreductase — protein MRIAVTGSTGLIGKALVRSLRADGHEVVRFVRRPPAAPDEARWDPHRGSVDRAGLAGCTAVVNLAGAGLGDHRWTEAYKKEIRDSRVLGTAAVARAAATLDEPPQVFVGASAIGYYGDTGDRVVDEDAPAGEGFLASLCVEWEAAAAPAHQAGVRTVFARNGLVVAREGGAWGRMFPLFRAGLGGRLGSGGQYWSFIALHDEVAALRHLIDTPSLAGPVNLCGPEPLTNREVTAAMGRVLGRPTPFPVPAWALRIVLGEFAQDVLGSQRVRPSRLSESGFVFRYPGIEAAIRAALADGARR, from the coding sequence ATGCGGATCGCGGTCACCGGCTCGACCGGGCTCATCGGCAAGGCACTCGTCCGTTCGCTGCGCGCCGACGGGCACGAGGTGGTCCGCTTCGTGCGCCGCCCGCCCGCCGCACCCGACGAGGCGCGCTGGGACCCGCACCGCGGGTCCGTGGACCGGGCCGGGCTGGCCGGCTGCACGGCCGTGGTGAACCTGGCCGGTGCGGGCCTCGGCGACCACCGGTGGACCGAGGCGTACAAGAAGGAGATCCGGGACAGCCGGGTGCTCGGCACCGCCGCCGTGGCCCGGGCCGCCGCCACCCTCGACGAGCCGCCGCAGGTGTTCGTCGGAGCCTCCGCCATCGGCTACTACGGGGACACCGGCGACCGGGTGGTGGACGAGGACGCTCCGGCCGGGGAGGGTTTCCTGGCCTCGCTGTGCGTGGAGTGGGAGGCGGCTGCCGCCCCCGCCCACCAGGCGGGCGTACGGACGGTGTTCGCCCGCAACGGCCTGGTCGTCGCCCGGGAGGGCGGGGCCTGGGGCAGGATGTTCCCGCTCTTCCGGGCGGGCCTCGGCGGCCGGCTCGGCAGCGGCGGCCAGTACTGGTCCTTCATCGCCCTGCACGACGAGGTCGCGGCGCTGCGCCACCTGATCGACACCCCCTCGCTGGCCGGGCCGGTGAACCTGTGCGGGCCCGAGCCGCTGACCAACCGTGAGGTCACGGCGGCCATGGGACGGGTGCTGGGCCGGCCCACCCCGTTCCCGGTGCCGGCCTGGGCCCTGCGGATCGTCCTCGGGGAGTTCGCGCAGGACGTGCTGGGCAGTCAGCGGGTGCGGCCGTCCCGGCTGTCGGAGTCCGGCTTCGTCTTCCGGTACCCGGGCATCGAGGCGGCGATCCGGGCGGCGCTGGCCGATGGAGCCCGGCGGTAG
- a CDS encoding FAD-dependent oxidoreductase: MLSSAHHADVVIVGAGVSGLAAAHHLIAAGVSVAILEAADGPGGRMATDRTAEGFRLDRIGQLLNTSYPELDRTPGLEDLVLRPFAHGALVHTEDGKQLRAGALTPVRALAGRSLDQARLGAALGRLAALPVERVLARPERTAAAALRARGAMLLRPLLATLLCDPQLGTSSRVADLALRRFARGRLAVPEGGAAALPELLAAGLPAGTVLTGVRVRSVSVNVVTTEDHGAFRCRAVLLATGARAAADLLPGLRVPAFHEMTVLHHAAPGVLPSDGSLLLDGDPRWPVAHTAVMSAVDPTRAPAGRSLVTTTVLGPPPPLRTVASRLARLHDTSTRDWELLAVHHTPEAVPAMPPPYDLRRPVRVVAGLYVCGDHRDSNTVQGALQSARRATAAVLRDFGIPVPAPAQPLPAAA; this comes from the coding sequence GTGCTCAGCAGCGCACACCACGCAGACGTTGTCATTGTGGGAGCCGGAGTCTCGGGACTCGCGGCGGCACACCACCTCATTGCAGCGGGGGTCTCGGTAGCGATCCTGGAAGCCGCGGACGGCCCCGGCGGCCGGATGGCCACGGACCGCACGGCCGAAGGGTTCCGGCTCGACCGGATCGGCCAGCTCCTCAACACCTCCTACCCGGAGCTCGACCGCACGCCCGGCCTGGAGGACCTGGTGCTGCGGCCGTTCGCACACGGCGCACTCGTCCACACCGAGGACGGGAAACAGCTGCGCGCCGGGGCGCTCACCCCGGTCCGCGCACTGGCCGGCCGGTCCCTGGACCAGGCCCGGCTCGGCGCGGCCCTCGGCCGGCTCGCCGCGCTCCCGGTGGAGCGGGTGCTGGCCCGACCCGAACGCACCGCCGCCGCAGCGCTCCGGGCCCGCGGCGCGATGCTGCTCCGCCCCTTGCTCGCCACCCTGCTCTGCGACCCCCAGCTGGGCACCTCCAGCCGGGTGGCCGACCTGGCGTTGCGCAGGTTCGCCCGGGGCCGGCTGGCGGTGCCGGAGGGCGGCGCGGCGGCCCTGCCCGAGCTGCTGGCCGCCGGGCTTCCGGCGGGCACCGTGCTGACCGGGGTACGGGTCCGGTCGGTGTCCGTCAACGTGGTCACCACGGAGGACCACGGCGCCTTCCGCTGCCGGGCGGTCCTGCTGGCCACCGGGGCCCGGGCCGCCGCGGACCTGCTGCCCGGCCTGCGGGTCCCGGCCTTCCACGAGATGACGGTGCTGCACCACGCCGCACCCGGGGTCCTGCCCTCGGACGGTTCACTGCTCCTCGACGGCGATCCGCGCTGGCCGGTGGCCCACACCGCCGTGATGAGCGCGGTGGACCCGACCCGGGCGCCGGCCGGCCGCTCCCTGGTCACCACCACGGTCCTCGGCCCGCCGCCCCCGCTGCGGACGGTGGCCTCCCGGCTGGCCCGGCTCCACGACACCAGCACCCGGGACTGGGAGCTCCTCGCGGTGCACCACACCCCGGAGGCGGTGCCGGCCATGCCGCCGCCGTACGACCTGCGCCGGCCGGTGCGGGTGGTGGCGGGTCTGTACGTGTGCGGGGACCACCGGGACAGCAACACCGTGCAGGGGGCGCTGCAGTCCGCCCGGCGGGCGACGGCCGCGGTGCTGCGCGACTTCGGCATCCCGGTCCCCGCCCCGGCCCAGCCCCTCCCGGCCGCGGCCTGA
- a CDS encoding regulator, producing MTERPAQRVPNRQLAALIAEAGFSNAGLARRVDQLGLEHGLDLRYDKTSVTRWLRGQQPRGTTPALIAEVFTRRLGRRLSAQDLGLDACAPVYAGLEFAATPEEAVDIASGLWRKDSGSHAELRKIAFTPAGLVVPSRDWLIGRADERVGRGVEAVAAAARIPVQGSRTSVPRQRQIDRGPGQRVTGGDIAALRSVGELFRALDDAYGGGHARQALVRYLEHEAEPMLRGTYGENTGRRLFAAAADLTRLAGWTSYDIAAHGLAQRYFVQALRLAQAAGDRPYGSYVLVTMSRQAVYLGHGREAVQLARVAQQGVGSGPPPVLQALLHAAEARGHAVLGEVRAATASLVRAERSLGASRPGDDAPHWARFFDEAQLADEFGHCHRDLQQYRASAQHAERSLQLRAPGYARSRLFCRVVLATARLGLGELDQACALGAEAAQQAMEMRSARAVEYVRDFERRLEPYRDAAAVRQYRDRVAALH from the coding sequence ATGACGGAACGACCTGCGCAGCGCGTCCCCAACCGGCAGCTCGCGGCGCTGATCGCCGAAGCGGGATTCTCCAACGCCGGGCTGGCCCGGCGGGTCGATCAGCTCGGCCTGGAGCACGGTCTGGACCTCCGGTACGACAAGACCTCCGTGACCCGCTGGCTGCGCGGGCAGCAGCCGCGCGGCACCACCCCGGCGCTGATCGCGGAGGTGTTCACCCGGCGGCTGGGCCGCCGGCTGTCGGCCCAGGACCTGGGTCTGGACGCGTGCGCCCCGGTCTATGCGGGGCTGGAGTTCGCGGCCACCCCGGAGGAGGCGGTGGACATTGCGAGCGGGCTGTGGCGCAAGGACTCCGGCTCCCACGCGGAGCTCCGGAAGATCGCGTTCACCCCGGCCGGGCTGGTGGTCCCGAGCCGGGACTGGCTGATCGGGCGGGCCGACGAGCGGGTCGGGCGGGGGGTGGAGGCGGTCGCCGCCGCCGCCCGGATCCCGGTCCAGGGCAGCCGTACCTCGGTGCCCCGGCAGCGGCAGATCGACCGGGGGCCGGGGCAGCGGGTCACCGGCGGGGACATCGCGGCCCTGCGGTCGGTGGGCGAGCTGTTCCGGGCGCTCGACGACGCGTACGGCGGCGGGCATGCGCGGCAGGCCCTGGTCCGCTACCTGGAGCACGAGGCGGAGCCGATGCTGCGGGGCACCTACGGGGAGAACACCGGCCGGCGGCTGTTCGCCGCGGCGGCGGACCTGACCCGGCTGGCGGGCTGGACCTCGTACGACATCGCCGCGCACGGTCTGGCGCAGCGGTACTTCGTACAGGCCCTGCGGCTGGCGCAGGCGGCGGGCGACCGGCCCTACGGCAGCTACGTGCTGGTCACCATGAGCCGGCAGGCGGTGTACCTCGGGCACGGCCGGGAGGCGGTGCAGCTGGCCCGGGTCGCCCAGCAGGGGGTGGGCTCCGGGCCGCCGCCGGTACTCCAGGCCCTGCTGCACGCTGCGGAGGCCCGGGGGCACGCGGTGCTCGGCGAGGTGCGGGCGGCGACGGCCTCGCTGGTCCGGGCGGAACGCTCGCTCGGGGCGTCCCGGCCCGGGGACGACGCGCCGCACTGGGCGCGGTTCTTCGACGAGGCGCAGCTGGCGGACGAGTTCGGGCACTGCCACCGGGACCTCCAGCAGTACCGGGCCTCGGCGCAGCACGCGGAGCGCTCGCTCCAGCTGCGCGCGCCCGGGTACGCCCGGTCGCGGCTGTTCTGCCGGGTGGTCCTGGCCACGGCGCGGCTGGGGCTCGGCGAGCTGGACCAGGCGTGCGCGCTGGGGGCGGAGGCGGCGCAGCAGGCGATGGAGATGCGGTCGGCGCGGGCGGTGGAGTACGTACGGGACTTCGAGCGGCGGCTGGAGCCGTACCGCGACGCGGCGGCGGTCCGTCAGTACCGCGACCGCGTCGCGGCCCTGCACTGA
- the lipB gene encoding lipoyl(octanoyl) transferase LipB: MTELRFVRLGFGPESVEYTEAWEEQRRVHAARFADEIDDTCLLLEHPPVYTAGRRTAESERPLDGTPVIDVDRGGKITWHGPGQLVGYPIMKLPRPVDVVAHVRRLEEALIRTAAEFGLETTRVEGRSGVWVLGDPIAERPKIGGLSLDFDPRLQDEEFDPRLNGPEYAPSNAGQRREDRKLAAIGIRVAKGVTMHGFALNVNPDNTWFDRIVPCGIRDAGVTSLSYELGREITIAEVLPVIERHLTEVLENAELRPREIEPAAGA; the protein is encoded by the coding sequence GTGACTGAGCTCCGGTTTGTCCGTCTGGGCTTCGGGCCGGAATCGGTGGAGTACACCGAGGCCTGGGAGGAACAGCGGCGCGTCCACGCGGCCCGCTTCGCGGACGAGATCGACGACACCTGTCTGCTGCTGGAGCACCCGCCGGTCTACACGGCCGGCCGGCGCACCGCAGAGAGCGAGCGCCCGCTCGACGGCACCCCCGTCATCGACGTGGACCGCGGCGGCAAGATCACCTGGCATGGCCCGGGCCAGCTGGTCGGGTACCCGATCATGAAGCTGCCCCGCCCGGTCGATGTGGTGGCCCACGTCCGCCGCCTGGAGGAGGCGCTGATCCGCACGGCCGCCGAGTTCGGCCTGGAGACCACCCGGGTCGAGGGCCGGTCCGGGGTCTGGGTGCTCGGCGACCCGATAGCCGAGCGGCCGAAGATCGGCGGGCTGTCCCTGGACTTCGACCCGCGCCTGCAGGACGAGGAGTTCGACCCCCGCCTCAACGGCCCGGAGTACGCACCCTCCAACGCCGGCCAGCGCCGCGAGGACCGCAAGCTCGCCGCCATCGGCATCCGCGTCGCCAAGGGCGTCACCATGCACGGCTTCGCCCTCAACGTGAACCCGGACAACACCTGGTTCGACCGGATCGTCCCGTGCGGCATCCGGGACGCCGGTGTGACCTCGCTCTCCTATGAGCTGGGCCGCGAGATCACCATCGCCGAGGTTCTGCCGGTCATCGAACGGCACCTGACCGAGGTGCTGGAGAACGCCGAGCTGCGGCCCCGCGAGATCGAGCCGGCGGCCGGCGCCTAG